TGGATTGCGCTCCGAGTCGGGGTACGTGCGGCGGAACGCCGCTTACGGGCTCACTGCGATGGGCAGCCCTGCGGTGCAGCCGCTGGTCGATGCGCTGGAAGACGCTCGCGCCGAGGTCCGCGAGATGGCGGCGAACGCCCTCCTCGACATCGGCTTGTCAGCCGACAGCGCTGTCGGTGCCCTGTGTCGCTCCGCAGCGGACCCAGCAGTGACTGTCCGGCGCGTCGCCGTAGAAGCCATCGGAACCGCCGGTCAGCGCGTGTCAGACGGGGCGGTT
This window of the Candidatus Poribacteria bacterium genome carries:
- a CDS encoding phytanoyl-CoA dioxygenase, with protein sequence GLRSESGYVRRNAAYGLTAMGSPAVQPLVDALEDARAEVREMAANALLDIGLSADSAVGALCRSAADPAVTVRRVAVEAIGTAGQRVSDGAVALASAMKDDDEWVRRNAALALARLGPNASGAMDALRDGLNDTNRYVRSESMTALRRIGTSESQEIALDYLLTSRWCPLTTRESTF